The Paraburkholderia sp. ZP32-5 genome includes a window with the following:
- a CDS encoding AAA family ATPase — protein sequence MLTTLAIAGYRSLRELIVPLTTLTVVTGPNGSGKSNLYRGLRLLADTARGELIPSLAREGGLQSTLWAGPERFSRGMLSGEQPVQGTARTEPVSLRLGFAGDAWGYAIDLGLPLPGNSQFQRDPIVKRECIWSGAVLRPSALLVDRRGAALRTRDDAGEWSAVAQPIASFDSMLTEFADPKTAPEMIAVREQIRSWRFYDHFRTDTAAPSRQPQIGTHTPVLSNDGADLAAALQTILEIGNPAALDAAIEDAFPGSQIAVTNHDGYFEVTMRQHGLLRPLKARELSDGTLRYLLLVAALLTPRPPALLVLNEPETSLHPDLLPALARLIADASTRSQVIVVSHATRLIAALERETASQSIVLDKQLGATRIVGDDELDIPAWKWSAR from the coding sequence ATGCTAACCACACTCGCGATTGCCGGATATCGTTCACTGCGCGAATTGATCGTGCCGCTGACGACGCTCACCGTCGTGACCGGACCGAATGGCAGCGGCAAATCGAATCTGTACCGCGGACTACGCCTGCTCGCCGACACCGCGCGTGGCGAGCTGATCCCGTCGCTGGCCCGTGAAGGCGGCCTGCAATCGACGCTATGGGCCGGTCCGGAGCGCTTTTCGCGCGGCATGCTCTCAGGCGAGCAACCGGTGCAGGGCACGGCGCGCACGGAGCCCGTGAGCCTGCGGCTCGGCTTCGCCGGCGATGCATGGGGCTACGCGATCGACCTGGGCCTGCCGCTGCCTGGAAACTCGCAGTTCCAGCGCGATCCGATCGTCAAGCGTGAATGCATCTGGAGCGGCGCCGTGTTGCGTCCGTCCGCGTTGCTCGTGGATCGACGCGGCGCCGCACTGCGCACGCGCGACGATGCCGGCGAGTGGAGCGCCGTCGCTCAACCGATCGCGAGCTTCGACAGCATGCTGACCGAGTTCGCCGATCCGAAAACGGCACCCGAGATGATCGCGGTACGCGAGCAGATCCGCTCGTGGCGCTTCTACGATCACTTTCGTACCGACACTGCGGCGCCTTCGCGCCAACCGCAGATCGGTACGCATACGCCGGTGCTATCGAACGACGGCGCGGATCTCGCGGCCGCGCTGCAAACGATCCTGGAGATCGGCAATCCGGCCGCGCTCGATGCGGCGATCGAAGATGCGTTTCCCGGCTCTCAAATTGCGGTGACGAACCACGACGGATACTTCGAAGTCACGATGCGTCAGCACGGACTGCTGCGCCCGCTAAAGGCACGCGAACTATCCGACGGCACGCTGCGTTATCTGCTGCTGGTCGCCGCGTTGCTGACGCCGCGGCCACCCGCGTTGCTGGTGTTGAACGAGCCCGAGACGAGTCTGCATCCCGATCTGCTGCCGGCTCTCGCGCGGCTCATCGCCGATGCGTCGACCCGCTCGCAGGTCATCGTCGTGTCGCATGCGACACGGCTCATCGCGGCGCTCGAACGTGAAACCGCGAGCCAGTCGATCGTGCTCGACAAGCAGCTCGGCGCGACCCGCATCGTGGGTGACGACGAACTCGATATCCCCGCGTGGAAGTGGTCCGCGCGATGA
- a CDS encoding 3-hydroxybutyryl-CoA dehydrogenase, which yields MTHDAADVKHVHVLGAGRMGQGIALAFAFAGLRVTLIDFKQRDAAARAEFAAAALGEINRQLQTEVDFGRIDTRDAAVALARVDVLDRAGAEAALPDCEVVFEAVPEVMAAKQQAFAWLCAHVSADATIASTTSTFLVTDLQRLVTQPRRFVNAHWLNPAHLMPLVEISRDDRTDPSVLARLKALLRRIGKAPVECAPSAGYIVPRLQALVMNEAARMVEEGVASAQDIDTAVRTGFGLRFSVLGLLEFIDWGGCDILYYASHYLAKEIDSRFEPAGIITRHMDEGRDGIRTGKGFYDYADVEVPAYVKHRLGEFGRLLEHLGLASRYNSALDVTCATSNP from the coding sequence ATGACGCACGACGCCGCCGATGTGAAGCACGTTCACGTGCTCGGCGCGGGACGCATGGGGCAGGGCATCGCGCTGGCGTTCGCATTCGCCGGCCTGCGCGTGACGTTGATCGACTTCAAGCAGCGTGACGCGGCTGCGCGTGCGGAATTTGCGGCGGCCGCGCTCGGTGAAATCAATCGGCAGTTGCAGACCGAGGTCGACTTCGGCCGCATCGATACGCGCGACGCTGCCGTTGCGCTCGCGCGTGTCGACGTGCTCGACCGCGCGGGCGCCGAGGCCGCGCTGCCCGACTGCGAGGTCGTATTCGAAGCAGTCCCCGAAGTGATGGCCGCCAAGCAGCAGGCATTCGCGTGGCTGTGTGCGCACGTAAGCGCGGACGCGACGATCGCGTCGACGACGTCGACGTTTCTCGTCACCGATCTGCAACGGCTGGTCACGCAGCCGCGGCGCTTCGTCAACGCCCACTGGCTCAATCCCGCGCATCTGATGCCACTCGTCGAGATCAGCCGCGACGACCGCACCGATCCCTCGGTGCTTGCGCGACTGAAGGCACTGCTGCGGCGTATCGGCAAGGCGCCGGTCGAATGCGCGCCATCGGCGGGGTACATCGTGCCGCGTCTGCAGGCGCTCGTGATGAACGAAGCGGCCCGCATGGTCGAGGAGGGCGTCGCGAGCGCGCAGGACATCGATACCGCGGTGAGAACGGGCTTCGGTCTGCGCTTCTCGGTGCTTGGGCTGCTCGAATTTATCGACTGGGGCGGTTGCGACATTCTCTACTACGCGTCGCACTACCTCGCGAAGGAGATCGATTCGCGCTTCGAACCGGCCGGCATCATCACGCGGCATATGGACGAAGGGCGCGACGGGATTCGCACCGGCAAGGGCTTTTACGATTACGCGGACGTCGAGGTGCCCGCTTATGTGAAGCACCGGCTCGGCGAGTTCGGCCGGCTGCTCGAACATCTGGGGCTGGCCTCACGCTATAACTCGGCGCTCGATGTGACCTGCGCAACGTCTAACCCATGA
- a CDS encoding NAD/NADP-dependent octopine/nopaline dehydrogenase family protein: MKVSVLGGGHGCFAAAIDMLEKGHDVTWWRRDTAACARLRELGELNVKDWRGTRRVPVGDARGAIHLADDLGSAVRDARLIVIPLPSTTHESLAAQLAPHLADGQVVYLPPGTFGSYVFAKAMADAGNRARVAFAETGTLPYLVRRHGENDVVISAYATRLPTGVLPASAADWALPVLKEGYPSVEPIEDALSGALMNAGPMIHPPLIMMNAGPLEHFESWDIHNEGTQASIRRVTSALDAERIAVREALGYRAPHFPLADHYASDGDEWMYGRGAHGKLTDSGDWRENIDLKAHRYMLEDTRLGLSLIVSVGRWAGVPTPVAQGLLSIASAVSERDLYREGRTLENLGLAALSREAMHDLLTRGLA; the protein is encoded by the coding sequence ATGAAAGTTAGCGTACTGGGTGGCGGCCATGGTTGTTTCGCCGCGGCGATCGACATGCTCGAAAAAGGCCACGACGTTACATGGTGGCGACGCGATACGGCGGCTTGCGCGCGTCTACGCGAACTCGGCGAGCTGAACGTGAAGGACTGGCGCGGCACGCGACGCGTACCGGTGGGCGACGCGCGCGGCGCAATCCATCTGGCCGACGATCTCGGCAGCGCGGTGCGCGACGCGCGGCTCATCGTGATTCCGCTGCCGTCGACGACGCACGAATCGCTCGCTGCGCAGCTCGCGCCGCATCTCGCCGACGGCCAGGTGGTTTATCTGCCGCCCGGCACGTTCGGCAGCTATGTGTTCGCGAAGGCGATGGCCGACGCGGGCAATCGCGCGCGCGTCGCATTCGCGGAAACCGGTACGTTGCCGTATCTGGTGCGGCGCCATGGCGAAAACGACGTGGTCATCAGCGCATACGCGACCCGTCTGCCGACCGGCGTGCTGCCCGCCAGCGCGGCGGACTGGGCGCTTCCCGTGCTGAAGGAAGGCTACCCGAGCGTCGAGCCGATCGAGGATGCGTTGAGCGGCGCGCTGATGAACGCGGGGCCCATGATCCATCCGCCGCTGATCATGATGAACGCCGGACCGCTCGAACACTTCGAATCCTGGGACATCCATAACGAAGGCACGCAGGCGTCGATTCGCCGTGTAACGAGCGCGCTCGACGCGGAGCGGATCGCCGTGCGCGAAGCGTTGGGTTATCGCGCGCCGCATTTTCCGCTCGCCGATCACTACGCGAGCGACGGCGATGAATGGATGTATGGACGCGGCGCGCACGGCAAGCTGACCGACAGCGGCGACTGGCGCGAGAACATCGACCTGAAGGCGCATCGCTATATGCTCGAAGATACACGGCTCGGTTTGTCGTTGATCGTATCGGTCGGACGTTGGGCCGGCGTGCCGACGCCGGTGGCGCAGGGGCTCTTGAGCATCGCGAGCGCGGTGTCGGAACGCGATCTGTATCGCGAAGGCCGCACGCTCGAAAATCTCGGCCTCGCTGCGCTGTCGCGCGAGGCCATGCATGATCTGCTGACGCGGGGGCTCGCATGA
- a CDS encoding AraC family transcriptional regulator, whose amino-acid sequence MDIAIPRTHSNRLGASRAREDVQREVAKLLCEHRMDVAGHEPLNAAELYGVALHRASLLELSYGRATHIDAAELDNHFLFRTTLAGHCELQSGRERVSLSAGSLSVSSPSRESRLSTDTACRSLLLRIDRAALELRLAEMLQSSLRRPLVFDLEVGRAHGGAAVFHSTLRYLCSLCEQIDTSARANVLGPELTQWLATLLLTQLPHSYSETLARGAKPPLPAHVKRAREYIDAHLGDTLSVATLAQAAGVSPRTLQNGFSQFLDVSPAEYIRERRIEAVHRTLKDEPQRGVTDVLLEHGVHSFGHFAKAYARRYGYPPSATAKRATQQRFS is encoded by the coding sequence ATGGACATTGCGATTCCGCGCACACACAGCAACCGGCTCGGCGCATCCCGCGCGCGCGAGGACGTCCAGCGCGAAGTGGCGAAGCTGCTTTGCGAACATCGGATGGACGTCGCCGGCCATGAGCCGCTGAACGCCGCCGAACTCTATGGCGTCGCGCTGCATCGCGCGAGCCTGCTCGAACTGAGTTATGGCCGCGCGACGCATATCGACGCGGCCGAACTCGACAATCATTTTCTGTTTCGCACGACGCTCGCCGGCCATTGCGAGCTGCAATCGGGCCGCGAGCGCGTGTCGCTGTCGGCGGGCAGTCTGAGTGTGTCGTCGCCGTCGCGCGAAAGCCGCCTCAGCACCGACACGGCCTGCCGCAGCCTGCTGTTGCGCATCGACCGCGCCGCGCTCGAACTGCGTCTGGCCGAAATGCTGCAAAGCTCGCTGCGCCGCCCGCTCGTGTTCGATCTCGAAGTGGGCCGCGCGCACGGCGGCGCCGCGGTGTTCCATTCGACGCTGCGCTATCTGTGCAGCCTGTGCGAGCAGATCGACACGAGCGCGCGAGCCAACGTGCTCGGTCCCGAACTCACGCAGTGGCTGGCCACACTGTTGCTGACGCAATTGCCGCATTCGTACAGCGAGACGCTCGCGCGCGGTGCGAAGCCTCCGCTGCCCGCGCACGTCAAACGCGCGCGCGAATATATCGACGCGCATCTGGGCGACACGCTCTCCGTTGCGACGCTCGCGCAAGCAGCGGGTGTGTCGCCGCGCACGTTGCAAAACGGCTTCAGCCAGTTTCTCGACGTATCGCCCGCCGAATACATCCGCGAGCGGCGCATCGAAGCGGTGCATCGCACGCTGAAGGACGAGCCACAGCGCGGCGTCACCGACGTGCTGCTCGAACACGGCGTGCACAGCTTCGGCCATTTCGCGAAGGCGTATGCGCGCCGCTACGGCTATCCGCCTTCGGCAACCGCGAAGCGCGCCACGCAACAGCGCTTTTCATGA
- a CDS encoding LysR family transcriptional regulator, whose translation MSHSSDLTPPPGDESAGALRVQDLDLNLLKTFNAVYAEKHVGRAALRLGITQPSVSHALGRLRLLFHDALFVRTGGGVEPTPRAQRLAASIDRSLSILQAVLDEGAQFSPATSRRTFRLYMSDFAESAFLPTLMRELDERAPGVVIETLHIDESQFNVAIESGRIDFAMGNFPHAFSHFHHCELLQERYVLMMPRRVAERYSLDDHFVLDGGAPCALQFIAVSSHPQAMALLEQHGLAARVRVAVPNFMVVPAILYRCDYALILPRTVARAFAPLGEMAAFEIAGAATWPVNAYWHRRFDADPGHRWLRALLMELFRIGTQEPYESWLAIPPNLRSPALNV comes from the coding sequence ATGAGCCATTCCAGCGATCTGACTCCGCCGCCCGGCGACGAATCGGCCGGCGCGCTGCGCGTACAGGACCTCGACCTGAATCTGCTGAAGACCTTCAACGCGGTCTACGCGGAGAAACACGTGGGGCGCGCCGCGCTGCGCCTCGGCATCACGCAGCCGTCGGTGAGCCATGCGCTCGGGCGCCTGCGGCTGCTGTTTCACGATGCCCTCTTCGTGCGTACCGGCGGCGGCGTCGAGCCGACACCGCGCGCGCAGCGTCTGGCCGCGTCGATCGACCGCTCGCTGTCGATCCTGCAAGCGGTGCTCGACGAAGGCGCGCAGTTTTCGCCGGCCACGTCGCGTCGCACGTTTCGTCTCTATATGAGCGATTTCGCCGAAAGCGCGTTTCTGCCGACGCTGATGCGCGAACTCGACGAACGCGCGCCCGGCGTCGTGATCGAGACGCTGCATATCGACGAAAGCCAGTTCAACGTCGCGATCGAATCCGGGCGGATCGACTTTGCGATGGGCAATTTTCCGCATGCGTTCAGCCACTTTCACCACTGCGAGCTGCTGCAGGAGCGCTATGTGCTGATGATGCCGCGCCGCGTGGCCGAGCGTTACTCGCTCGACGATCACTTCGTGCTGGACGGCGGCGCGCCGTGTGCGCTGCAGTTCATCGCGGTGAGTTCGCACCCGCAGGCGATGGCGCTGCTCGAACAGCACGGGCTCGCGGCGCGCGTGCGTGTCGCGGTGCCCAATTTCATGGTGGTGCCCGCGATACTTTATCGCTGCGATTACGCGTTGATCCTGCCGCGCACCGTGGCTCGCGCATTCGCGCCGCTCGGCGAGATGGCCGCGTTCGAGATCGCCGGCGCGGCCACATGGCCTGTCAATGCGTACTGGCATCGGCGTTTCGATGCGGACCCTGGCCATCGCTGGCTGCGCGCGCTGCTGATGGAATTGTTCCGTATCGGCACGCAGGAGCCTTACGAGAGCTGGCTCGCGATTCCGCCTAATCTGAGGTCGCCCGCGCTCAACGTGTGA
- a CDS encoding porin encodes MTNWKWCISLVGVAAMPAFAQSGITLYGRIDTSIEYANFGPNHVARMGTGNLFATQWGLKGVEDLGGGYATIFKLENGFNSANGAISGNGALFGREAWVGLTGPFGGLQAGETYTVLHTSFVTYSLPGYGAGLAWGNASNNFVLPTFLRTSNTLRYTSPRIGGLLLRATASRGANGATNVPSTLGDTYGAGLNYANGALSIDVDYMQQKFSSATAATLSPTSPTGTGNYALGAISYDFGFIKPAFIYLRHRGGPDVPTAVASAYSNPHNDFFELNATVPIGKASLLVSYGHYRKIADSEGNADSYGLRLDYPLSKRTVLYTGAAMVRNGEHAAFTINGAGGGGVPVGKPGATASSLVAGILTSF; translated from the coding sequence ATGACCAACTGGAAGTGGTGTATTTCACTCGTGGGCGTGGCGGCGATGCCGGCCTTCGCGCAATCGGGTATCACGCTGTATGGACGTATCGATACGTCGATCGAGTATGCGAACTTCGGGCCGAACCACGTGGCGCGGATGGGCACGGGCAATCTGTTCGCAACGCAATGGGGTTTGAAGGGCGTCGAGGATCTGGGCGGCGGCTATGCGACGATCTTCAAGCTCGAAAACGGCTTCAATTCAGCGAATGGCGCGATCAGTGGCAACGGCGCGCTATTCGGCCGCGAGGCCTGGGTCGGATTGACCGGCCCGTTTGGCGGCTTGCAGGCCGGCGAAACCTATACGGTGCTGCACACATCGTTCGTGACCTACAGCCTGCCTGGCTATGGCGCGGGTCTCGCGTGGGGCAATGCATCGAACAACTTCGTGCTGCCCACGTTCCTGCGCACCAGCAATACGCTGCGCTATACGTCGCCGCGCATCGGCGGCCTACTGTTGCGCGCGACCGCTTCGCGCGGCGCCAATGGCGCGACCAACGTGCCGTCGACGCTCGGCGACACCTACGGCGCCGGGCTCAACTACGCGAACGGTGCGCTGTCGATCGACGTCGACTACATGCAGCAGAAGTTCAGCAGCGCAACGGCCGCGACACTGTCGCCGACGAGTCCGACCGGCACCGGCAACTATGCACTCGGCGCAATCTCGTACGACTTCGGTTTCATCAAGCCGGCGTTTATCTATCTGCGGCATCGTGGCGGTCCGGACGTGCCGACGGCGGTCGCGAGCGCCTATTCGAATCCGCACAACGACTTCTTCGAACTGAATGCGACGGTGCCGATCGGCAAGGCTTCGCTGCTGGTCAGCTACGGCCACTATCGCAAGATCGCGGACAGCGAGGGCAACGCCGATTCGTACGGACTGCGGCTCGACTATCCGCTGTCGAAGCGCACGGTGCTCTATACCGGCGCGGCGATGGTGCGCAACGGCGAGCATGCGGCGTTCACGATCAACGGCGCGGGCGGCGGCGGGGTGCCGGTCGGCAAGCCTGGCGCCACCGCGAGTTCGCTGGTGGCGGGCATTCTGACGTCGTTCTGA
- a CDS encoding spinster family MFS transporter produces the protein MTPSVTPARRYTYEWYVVLICMLAYVFSFVDRQVLALMIEPIKRDLHLTDTQFSLLQGFAFSLFYAVMGIPLAYLADRFARPRIIAAGIALWSVATATCGISQNFVHMFVSRMSVGVGEASLSPGTYSMLADYFPKEKLGRAAGVYSLGSFIGGGIAFLIGGYVIALLKQASMITLPLVGAVHGWQVTFFIVGLPGLAVALLFILTVRDPQRKGLVQDASGNARRVSLADSARFIRSHGKTFFCHYIGFSFYAMTLFCLMSWTPAFYIRHFGMSPVQAGYTLGTILLVANTTGVFCGGWLNDWLLRRGRADGPMLAGCIGAAAMVLPAAAFTQVDSLSLSLTLLVIAMFFASFPMPTSTAAMQTLAPNQMRAQIAAVFLLVSNLIGLGIGTTLVALLTDKVFGSPLAVGHSMSIISLAAALLATVLLGFGCRQFRLSIEREQRHAQSADASGRALGAADDVDAVDAALNATRA, from the coding sequence ATGACCCCCAGCGTAACCCCCGCACGACGCTATACGTACGAGTGGTACGTCGTGCTGATCTGCATGCTTGCCTATGTCTTTTCATTCGTCGACCGCCAGGTGCTCGCGCTGATGATCGAGCCGATCAAGCGCGATCTGCATCTGACCGACACGCAGTTCAGCCTGCTGCAAGGCTTCGCGTTCTCGCTGTTCTACGCGGTGATGGGCATCCCCCTCGCCTACCTCGCCGATCGCTTCGCGCGGCCGCGGATCATCGCGGCGGGCATCGCGCTATGGAGCGTCGCGACCGCGACCTGCGGAATCAGCCAGAACTTCGTGCACATGTTCGTTTCGCGGATGAGCGTCGGCGTGGGCGAAGCGTCGCTGTCGCCCGGCACTTACTCGATGCTCGCCGACTACTTCCCGAAGGAGAAACTCGGCCGCGCGGCCGGCGTCTATTCGCTCGGCTCGTTCATCGGCGGCGGCATTGCGTTTCTGATCGGCGGCTATGTGATTGCGCTGCTGAAGCAGGCTTCGATGATCACGCTGCCGCTCGTCGGCGCGGTGCATGGCTGGCAGGTCACGTTCTTTATCGTCGGGTTGCCGGGCCTTGCCGTCGCGCTGCTGTTTATCCTCACGGTGCGCGATCCGCAGCGCAAGGGGCTCGTGCAGGACGCGAGCGGCAACGCGCGGCGCGTATCGCTCGCCGATTCCGCGCGCTTTATCCGCTCGCACGGCAAGACGTTTTTTTGCCACTACATCGGCTTTTCGTTCTACGCGATGACGCTGTTCTGCCTGATGAGCTGGACGCCCGCGTTCTATATCCGCCACTTCGGCATGTCGCCGGTGCAGGCGGGTTATACGCTCGGCACGATCCTGCTGGTCGCCAATACGACCGGCGTGTTCTGCGGCGGCTGGCTCAACGACTGGCTGCTGCGCCGCGGCCGCGCGGACGGTCCGATGCTCGCCGGCTGTATCGGCGCGGCGGCGATGGTGCTGCCGGCGGCCGCGTTCACGCAGGTCGACAGTCTCAGTCTGTCGCTGACGCTGCTGGTGATCGCGATGTTCTTCGCGTCGTTCCCGATGCCGACCTCGACCGCCGCAATGCAAACGCTCGCGCCGAATCAGATGCGAGCGCAGATTGCCGCGGTGTTTCTGCTGGTGTCGAACCTGATTGGTCTCGGCATCGGCACCACGCTCGTCGCGCTGCTGACGGACAAGGTCTTCGGCTCGCCGCTCGCGGTCGGTCATTCGATGTCGATCATCAGCCTGGCTGCCGCACTGCTCGCGACCGTGCTGCTGGGATTCGGCTGCCGTCAGTTCCGTTTGAGCATCGAGCGCGAGCAGCGTCACGCGCAGAGCGCTGATGCAAGCGGGCGCGCGCTGGGTGCGGCAGATGACGTCGATGCCGTGGATGCGGCACTGAACGCGACGCGCGCCTAA
- a CDS encoding MFS transporter, which produces MNPDAVNSQLSAAVATHRLARPSSAARRAVITAVLGQILEWYDFFLYGTAAALVFGKLFFPVGNDPLIGTIAAFGGFTVGFIARPIGGVLCGHLGDRYGRKVVMMLTMLTMGTATVLMGALPTYQQIGIMAPVLLVILRILQGLAAGGEWSGSILMIHESAPASRRGALAAWSPSGAAFGFVLSTAAFMLAQHLSHDDFLSWGWRVPFLGSAALVVLGLWMRRSVSESAAFAEVKATRNESRMPVIDVLRQCPREVLTVFGLRFGEGGASYIFFAFSLAYGQFIGIKSSWILGGLTLSMFLMIPVSLLVGHITDKVGRKPVYLVGAIAMVLVAWPFFALLGSGEYWKVMTALLLANSLTLGILEGAQPAFISELLPVHLRYSGLGIGREISSVLGGGLSPMIATGLLAYYRSAAPVAIYLGALGLTTVIATCCARETWPKALRDAARQQAE; this is translated from the coding sequence ATGAACCCTGACGCCGTGAATTCTCAACTGAGCGCTGCCGTCGCCACCCATCGGCTCGCCCGGCCGAGCAGCGCAGCCCGTCGAGCCGTGATCACGGCCGTGCTCGGGCAGATCCTCGAGTGGTACGACTTTTTTCTCTATGGCACCGCGGCTGCGCTGGTGTTCGGCAAGCTCTTTTTTCCGGTCGGCAACGATCCGTTGATCGGCACCATCGCGGCCTTCGGCGGCTTTACCGTGGGCTTTATCGCGCGGCCGATCGGCGGCGTGCTGTGCGGGCATCTGGGCGACCGCTACGGCCGCAAGGTCGTGATGATGCTCACGATGCTGACGATGGGCACCGCGACCGTGCTGATGGGCGCACTGCCCACCTATCAGCAGATCGGCATCATGGCGCCGGTGCTGCTCGTGATCCTGCGCATTCTGCAGGGTCTCGCGGCGGGCGGCGAATGGAGCGGCAGCATCCTGATGATTCACGAAAGCGCGCCGGCCTCGCGGCGCGGCGCGTTGGCCGCATGGAGCCCGAGCGGCGCCGCGTTCGGCTTCGTGCTGTCCACGGCAGCCTTCATGCTCGCGCAGCACCTGTCGCACGACGATTTCCTTAGCTGGGGCTGGCGCGTGCCGTTTCTCGGCAGCGCGGCGCTCGTCGTGCTCGGTTTGTGGATGCGCCGCTCGGTCAGCGAAAGTGCCGCCTTCGCGGAGGTCAAAGCAACGCGCAACGAAAGCCGCATGCCGGTGATCGACGTGCTGCGGCAGTGTCCGCGCGAGGTGCTGACCGTGTTCGGTCTGCGCTTCGGCGAAGGTGGCGCGTCCTACATCTTCTTCGCGTTTTCGCTGGCGTATGGCCAGTTCATCGGAATCAAATCGTCGTGGATTCTCGGCGGACTCACGCTGTCGATGTTTCTGATGATCCCCGTGTCGCTGCTGGTCGGACACATCACCGACAAGGTCGGCCGCAAGCCGGTGTATCTGGTCGGCGCGATCGCGATGGTGCTGGTCGCGTGGCCTTTCTTCGCGCTGCTCGGCTCGGGCGAGTACTGGAAAGTGATGACCGCGCTGCTGCTCGCGAACAGCCTGACGCTCGGCATTCTCGAAGGCGCGCAACCCGCCTTTATCAGCGAGCTGCTGCCGGTGCATCTGCGTTATTCGGGGCTCGGTATCGGGCGAGAGATTTCCTCGGTGCTCGGCGGCGGCCTGTCGCCGATGATCGCCACCGGCCTGCTTGCGTATTACCGAAGCGCGGCACCCGTCGCGATCTATCTCGGCGCGCTCGGCCTGACTACCGTGATCGCCACCTGCTGCGCCCGCGAAACCTGGCCCAAGGCGTTGCGCGACGCGGCACGCCAGCAAGCCGAATGA
- a CDS encoding acyl-CoA dehydrogenase family protein, producing the protein MHALQTASTDACGSDLRIIAAQDDYPEYSGPLSLDALVAEVERRRDDFDALSHVPRDMVAKMKRAGIFRASTPKRFGGDPLPPHQFLAMLERIAIADGSTAWVAAFGSANTYLAALPLDTQEKLYENGPDQVFAGGLYPLQKAQRAPGGFRVSGQWRFASGCKGADWIGVGIGGTPANAGEPNAGKPFTAVFPASEVEIVDNWKVVGMQGTGSHDLRLKDKFVDEAWTFVRGGAALIDEPLYRYPAVAYQAQVHASVNIGLARAALDLLAGMSGVTQTTTGAPRLADRAYYRSGLAQAEARLRSARAFFFESAEAAWQTILAGDPIAPAEANILRLSATHAAHTCADVVMDAYKMAGIGAIYQESRLQRLVRDSIVVTQHAFLGEGTYDASGALFVGIAPVTPYP; encoded by the coding sequence ATGCATGCCCTGCAAACCGCCAGCACCGATGCCTGTGGCTCCGATCTGCGGATCATCGCCGCGCAGGACGACTATCCCGAGTACTCCGGGCCGCTTTCGCTCGACGCGCTGGTCGCCGAGGTCGAGCGCCGCCGCGATGACTTCGACGCACTGTCGCACGTGCCTCGCGACATGGTCGCGAAAATGAAGCGCGCGGGGATTTTCCGGGCCAGCACGCCGAAGCGCTTCGGCGGCGATCCGCTGCCGCCGCACCAGTTTCTCGCGATGCTCGAACGCATTGCGATTGCCGACGGCTCGACCGCGTGGGTCGCCGCGTTCGGCTCGGCGAACACCTACCTGGCAGCATTGCCGCTCGACACGCAGGAAAAACTCTACGAGAACGGACCCGACCAGGTGTTCGCCGGCGGCCTTTATCCGCTGCAAAAAGCGCAGCGCGCACCGGGCGGCTTCCGGGTCAGCGGGCAATGGCGCTTTGCGAGCGGCTGCAAGGGCGCGGACTGGATCGGCGTGGGCATCGGCGGCACGCCCGCCAATGCCGGCGAGCCGAACGCCGGCAAGCCGTTCACGGCCGTGTTTCCGGCGAGCGAAGTCGAAATCGTCGACAACTGGAAGGTGGTTGGCATGCAAGGCACCGGCAGCCACGACCTGCGACTGAAGGACAAATTCGTCGACGAGGCCTGGACCTTCGTGCGCGGTGGCGCCGCACTGATCGACGAACCGCTCTATCGCTACCCGGCCGTCGCCTATCAGGCGCAGGTGCATGCGAGCGTGAACATCGGTCTCGCGCGCGCCGCGCTCGATCTGCTCGCGGGCATGTCGGGTGTCACGCAAACCACCACCGGCGCACCGCGTCTCGCCGATCGCGCCTACTACCGCTCGGGCCTCGCGCAAGCCGAGGCGCGTCTGCGCAGTGCGCGCGCGTTCTTCTTCGAGTCCGCCGAAGCGGCATGGCAAACGATTCTCGCCGGTGACCCGATCGCACCGGCCGAGGCGAATATTCTGCGCCTGAGCGCGACGCACGCCGCGCACACCTGCGCGGATGTCGTGATGGACGCCTACAAGATGGCGGGCATCGGCGCGATCTATCAGGAAAGCCGCTTGCAACGGCTCGTTCGCGATTCGATCGTCGTGACGCAGCACGCGTTTCTCGGCGAAGGCACCTATGACGCGTCCGGTGCATTGTTCGTCGGCATTGCGCCGGTGACGCCCTACCCTTGA